The following are encoded together in the Nocardioides thalensis genome:
- the argS gene encoding arginine--tRNA ligase, whose protein sequence is MTPEQLSATVVDALTALVQRGDLTLADGVPAQVTVERPRQKGHGDYATNVALQLAKKAGTNPRALGDLLAAQLRTADGIGDVEVAGPGFLNITVDAGAQGQVAADIVAAGAAYGSSDAFAGEKINLEFVSANPTGPLHIGGVRWAAVGDALGRIFTMTGAEVTREYYFNDHGSQIDRFARSLLASAKGEPAPEDGYGGDYIREIADAVVAERPDVLQQPAEEAQETFRALGVDMMFAEIKKSLHDFGVDFDVYFHEDELHKSGAVGHAVDRLRELGNIYEKDGALWLATERFGDDKDRVVIKSDGNGAYLSGDLAYYLDKRERGFDRCFIMLGADHHGYVGRMMAMCAAFGDTPHVNLEILIGQMVNLLKDGEPLRMSKRAGTVVTIDDLVEAIGVDAARYALARYHADSPIDIDLDLWARQTNDNPVFTVQYAHARIASLLRNAADLGLEHESHPELLTHEKEGELLRALAEFPRVVKAAAELREPHRVARYLEELAGTYHRFYDNCRVLPMGDEEAGDLHRARLTLVHATRVVLANGLDLLGVSAPERM, encoded by the coding sequence GTGACCCCCGAGCAGCTCTCCGCCACTGTCGTCGACGCCCTGACGGCACTCGTCCAGCGGGGTGACCTCACCCTCGCCGACGGCGTGCCCGCGCAGGTGACGGTGGAGCGACCGCGGCAGAAGGGCCACGGCGACTACGCCACCAACGTCGCGCTCCAGCTCGCGAAGAAGGCCGGCACCAACCCGCGGGCGCTCGGCGACCTGCTCGCCGCGCAGCTGCGCACCGCCGACGGCATCGGCGACGTCGAGGTCGCCGGCCCCGGCTTCCTCAACATCACCGTCGACGCGGGTGCCCAGGGGCAGGTGGCGGCCGACATCGTGGCCGCCGGCGCGGCGTACGGCTCCTCCGACGCGTTCGCGGGCGAGAAGATCAACCTCGAGTTCGTCTCGGCCAATCCGACGGGGCCGCTCCACATCGGCGGCGTCCGGTGGGCGGCCGTCGGCGACGCGCTCGGCCGGATCTTCACGATGACCGGCGCCGAGGTGACGCGGGAGTACTACTTCAACGACCACGGCTCGCAGATCGACCGGTTCGCGCGGTCCCTGCTCGCGTCGGCCAAGGGCGAGCCGGCGCCGGAGGACGGCTACGGCGGCGACTACATCCGCGAGATCGCGGACGCCGTCGTCGCGGAGCGGCCCGACGTGCTGCAGCAGCCCGCCGAGGAGGCGCAGGAGACCTTCCGCGCGCTCGGCGTCGACATGATGTTCGCCGAGATCAAGAAGTCGCTCCACGACTTCGGCGTCGACTTCGACGTCTACTTCCACGAGGACGAGCTCCACAAGAGCGGCGCCGTCGGCCACGCGGTCGACCGCCTGCGCGAGCTCGGCAACATCTACGAGAAGGACGGCGCCCTCTGGCTCGCCACCGAGAGGTTCGGCGACGACAAGGACCGGGTGGTCATCAAGTCCGACGGCAACGGCGCCTACCTGTCCGGCGACCTGGCCTACTACCTCGACAAGCGCGAGCGCGGCTTCGACCGCTGCTTCATCATGCTCGGGGCCGACCACCACGGCTACGTCGGCCGGATGATGGCGATGTGCGCGGCGTTCGGCGACACCCCGCACGTCAACCTCGAGATCCTCATCGGCCAGATGGTCAACCTCCTCAAGGACGGCGAGCCGCTGCGGATGTCGAAGCGCGCCGGCACCGTCGTCACGATCGACGACCTCGTCGAGGCGATCGGGGTCGACGCGGCCCGCTACGCCCTGGCGCGCTACCACGCCGACAGCCCCATCGACATCGACCTCGACCTGTGGGCCCGGCAGACCAACGACAACCCCGTGTTCACGGTCCAGTACGCCCACGCGCGGATCGCCAGTCTGCTGCGCAACGCGGCCGACCTCGGCCTCGAGCACGAGTCGCACCCCGAGCTGCTCACCCACGAGAAGGAGGGCGAGCTGCTCCGCGCGCTCGCCGAGTTCCCGCGGGTGGTCAAGGCCGCCGCGGAGCTGCGCGAGCCGCACCGCGTCGCGCGCTACCTCGAGGAGCTGGCCGGCACCTACCACCGGTTCTACGACAACTGCCGGGTCCTGCCGATGGGTGACGAGGAGGCCGGCGACCTGCACCGCGCGCGGCTGACGCTCGTCCACGCCACCCGGGTGGTGCTCGCCAACGGCCTCGACCTGCTCGGCGTCTCGGCGCCCGAGCGCATGTGA
- a CDS encoding MFS transporter produces MIAVTFGLARYGYGLLLPEMRTDLGMSAGAAGLVSSATYVSYLVANVAVVQVTERWGPRAAVALAAATAVAGMATIAVADTVAVLGVGVLVGGAASGFAFPPYADIVDRHVPAERRDVVWSTISSGTGWGVALAGPVAIVAGDQWRLAWAGFVAIAVVVGVAATRLAPARDDDGLRRPQLSVTWFFCPRSRPLLLSAVLVGIGSSVWWAFSVDAMQNADLGSTASRAVYATCGAACLLGSISGLAFAHTGLRSGYLAATALLAASLGLLAVATAQLALALVAAVSFGAFYASVIAAQGIWSAQVFAGHPAAGLAAVSAALTVGTLVGPSLAGVVIQESGHAVALLGAAAATAAALPFCPPSTRRRERLEAHREHCRATPVRD; encoded by the coding sequence ATGATCGCCGTGACGTTCGGTCTCGCCCGCTACGGCTACGGGCTGCTCCTGCCCGAGATGCGCACCGACCTCGGCATGAGCGCCGGCGCAGCCGGACTGGTGTCCTCGGCGACCTACGTGTCCTACCTGGTCGCCAACGTCGCGGTGGTGCAGGTGACGGAGCGCTGGGGACCACGGGCCGCGGTCGCCCTCGCGGCGGCGACGGCCGTCGCTGGGATGGCGACCATCGCCGTCGCCGACACCGTCGCCGTCCTGGGGGTCGGGGTCCTGGTGGGCGGCGCGGCGTCCGGCTTCGCGTTCCCGCCGTACGCCGACATCGTCGACCGCCACGTCCCCGCCGAGCGCCGGGACGTGGTGTGGTCGACGATCAGTTCCGGCACCGGCTGGGGCGTCGCACTGGCCGGGCCGGTCGCGATCGTGGCCGGCGACCAGTGGCGGCTGGCGTGGGCGGGGTTCGTGGCGATCGCGGTCGTCGTGGGCGTCGCCGCGACCCGCCTGGCGCCCGCGCGCGACGACGACGGGCTCCGCCGCCCGCAGCTGAGCGTGACCTGGTTCTTCTGTCCGAGGTCGCGCCCCCTCCTCCTGTCCGCGGTGCTGGTCGGGATCGGCAGCTCGGTGTGGTGGGCCTTCAGCGTGGACGCGATGCAGAACGCCGACCTCGGGTCCACGGCATCGCGGGCGGTCTACGCGACGTGTGGCGCCGCCTGCCTGCTCGGGTCGATCAGCGGCCTGGCCTTCGCGCACACCGGCCTGCGGTCCGGCTACCTCGCGGCGACGGCGCTGCTCGCTGCGTCGCTCGGCCTGCTCGCCGTGGCCACGGCCCAACTGGCCCTCGCCCTGGTGGCGGCCGTGTCGTTCGGCGCCTTCTACGCCTCGGTGATCGCCGCGCAGGGCATCTGGTCCGCGCAGGTCTTCGCCGGCCACCCGGCCGCGGGCCTCGCCGCGGTCAGCGCCGCGCTGACGGTCGGCACCCTGGTCGGACCCTCGCTCGCCGGAGTGGTGATCCAGGAGAGCGGCCACGCCGTGGCCCTCCTGGGCGCGGCGGCTGCGACAGCCGCCGCGCTGCCGTTCTGCCCGCCGTCGACCCGTCGGCGCGAGCGGCTCGAGGCGCACCGGGAGCACTGCCGGGCGACGCCGGTGAGGGACTGA
- the lysA gene encoding diaminopimelate decarboxylase: protein MTHEAGWAHAPGALRGPAWLQPPRDVNALVPLLWSSTAHKDANGDLVVGGVPVADLVAEHNTPAYVLDEDDFRGRARAFRDAFAGWDVYYAGKAFLCTAVARWIAEEGLSLDVCSAGELTVALRAGFDPARIGYHGNNKSVAELRRAVAEGVGRIVVDSFQEIERLEMITADTGMTARVMVRVTAGVEAHTHEYIATAHEDQKFGLSITSGDAFEAVRRLQACAGIELLGLHSHIGSQIFDASGFEVAARRVLALHARVSDELGVTMPEMDLGGGFGIAYTTQDDPSDPAQLATEMGKIVEHECRALGIDEPRLSIEPGRAIVGPAMCTVYTVGTVKPVTLDAGAVRTYVSVDGGMSDNIRTALYDADYSCTLAARGSDAPPVLARVVGKHCEAGDIVVRDEFLPSDVGPGDLIAVPGTGAYCRSMASNYNHALRPPVIAVRDGVARVVVRRETEDDLLATDVG from the coding sequence ATGACCCACGAGGCAGGTTGGGCGCACGCGCCCGGAGCCCTGCGCGGACCCGCCTGGCTGCAGCCGCCGCGCGACGTCAACGCCCTGGTCCCGCTGCTGTGGTCGTCGACCGCGCACAAGGACGCGAACGGCGACCTCGTCGTCGGGGGAGTGCCCGTCGCCGACCTGGTCGCCGAGCACAACACCCCGGCCTACGTCCTCGACGAGGACGACTTCCGCGGCCGGGCGCGCGCGTTCCGCGACGCTTTCGCCGGGTGGGACGTCTACTACGCCGGCAAGGCATTCCTGTGCACGGCGGTCGCACGCTGGATCGCCGAGGAGGGTCTGAGCCTCGACGTGTGCTCGGCCGGCGAGCTGACCGTCGCGCTGCGCGCGGGCTTCGACCCCGCCCGGATTGGCTACCACGGCAACAACAAGTCGGTCGCCGAGCTCCGGCGCGCGGTGGCGGAGGGCGTGGGTCGGATCGTCGTCGACTCCTTCCAGGAGATCGAGCGGCTCGAGATGATCACCGCCGACACCGGCATGACCGCGCGCGTCATGGTGCGGGTCACCGCCGGCGTCGAGGCGCACACGCACGAATACATCGCGACGGCGCACGAGGACCAGAAGTTCGGGCTCTCGATCACCTCCGGCGACGCGTTCGAGGCCGTACGGCGGCTGCAGGCCTGCGCCGGGATCGAGCTGCTCGGCCTGCATTCCCACATCGGCAGCCAGATCTTCGACGCCTCCGGCTTCGAGGTGGCGGCCCGCCGGGTGCTGGCGCTGCACGCGCGGGTGTCCGACGAGCTCGGCGTGACCATGCCCGAGATGGACCTCGGCGGCGGCTTCGGCATCGCCTACACCACCCAGGACGACCCGTCGGACCCCGCGCAGCTGGCCACCGAGATGGGAAAGATCGTCGAGCACGAGTGCCGCGCCCTCGGCATCGACGAGCCGCGCCTGTCGATCGAGCCCGGCCGCGCGATCGTCGGTCCCGCGATGTGCACCGTCTACACGGTCGGCACCGTCAAGCCGGTCACCCTCGATGCGGGCGCGGTCCGCACCTACGTCAGCGTCGACGGCGGCATGAGCGACAACATCCGCACCGCCCTCTACGACGCCGACTACTCCTGCACGTTGGCGGCCCGCGGCTCCGACGCGCCGCCCGTGCTCGCGCGCGTCGTCGGCAAGCACTGCGAGGCCGGCGACATCGTGGTCCGCGACGAGTTCCTGCCCTCCGACGTGGGGCCCGGCGACCTGATCGCGGTCCCCGGCACCGGCGCCTACTGCCGCTCGATGGCCTCTAACTACAACCACGCGCTCCGCCCGCCCGTGATCGCGGTGCGGGACGGGGTCGCGCGCGTCGTCGTACGACGCGAGACTGAAGACGATCTCCTGGCTACGGATGTGGGTTGA